The proteins below are encoded in one region of Aeromonas veronii:
- a CDS encoding DUF1439 domain-containing protein, with the protein MILQSMLLSLAMLGQGSYDISEQQINQYLQSQVQVDKQLELPGIIKAHVKLEQSDVQIGRQAPDTARVFGKGKLKIALPDNTEYDALLNMTYEARPRYDKAQSALFLDNMKLIDYKLEPAAAEQKFGFMLRMLLQSMEKRLETQPVYKLDDKDPNQAWLKDNLLGLELSPGKIHLLTKSQ; encoded by the coding sequence ATGATCCTGCAATCAATGCTGTTGAGTCTGGCCATGTTAGGCCAAGGCTCATATGACATCAGTGAGCAGCAAATAAATCAATACCTGCAATCCCAGGTACAAGTGGACAAACAGCTGGAGCTGCCCGGCATCATCAAGGCCCACGTCAAGCTCGAGCAGAGCGATGTGCAGATAGGTCGCCAGGCACCGGACACCGCCAGGGTATTTGGCAAGGGCAAGCTGAAGATAGCCCTGCCGGACAACACCGAATACGATGCGCTGCTGAACATGACCTATGAAGCCAGGCCCCGCTATGACAAGGCCCAGAGCGCACTCTTTCTCGACAACATGAAGTTGATTGACTACAAGCTGGAGCCGGCGGCGGCGGAGCAGAAGTTCGGTTTCATGCTGAGGATGCTGCTGCAGAGCATGGAGAAACGGCTGGAGACCCAGCCCGTCTACAAGCTGGATGACAAGGATCCCAATCAGGCCTGGCTCAAGGACAATCTTCTGGGGCTGGAGCTGTCACCGGGCAAGATCCACCTGCTGACCAAGTCCCAATGA
- the ruvC gene encoding crossover junction endodeoxyribonuclease RuvC, whose amino-acid sequence MSIILGIDPGSRITGYGVIRIVAGKAEYLGSGCIRTDLGELPSRLKQVYDGVSEIITQFKPNEFAIERVFMARNADSALKLGQARGSAIVAAVNALLPVSEYSATQIKQAVVGTGGAAKEQVQHMVTHLLKLSATPQADAADALGVALCHFHTQQSLIRMAGRATGSVRGRYR is encoded by the coding sequence ATGAGCATTATTTTGGGGATAGACCCGGGTTCGCGGATCACCGGTTACGGGGTCATCCGCATCGTGGCCGGCAAGGCGGAGTACCTGGGATCGGGGTGCATTCGCACCGATCTGGGCGAGCTGCCGTCACGCTTGAAGCAAGTCTACGACGGGGTGAGCGAGATTATCACCCAGTTCAAGCCAAACGAGTTCGCCATCGAGCGGGTCTTTATGGCGCGCAACGCGGACTCTGCCCTGAAGCTTGGTCAGGCCAGGGGCAGCGCCATCGTCGCGGCGGTCAACGCCTTGCTGCCGGTCAGCGAATACTCGGCGACCCAGATCAAGCAGGCGGTGGTGGGCACCGGTGGCGCCGCCAAGGAGCAGGTACAACACATGGTGACCCATCTGCTCAAGCTTTCGGCCACTCCCCAGGCGGATGCGGCGGATGCCCTCGGGGTGGCGCTCTGCCACTTCCATACCCAGCAGAGCCTGATCCGGATGGCGGGGCGGGCGACGGGGTCGGTGCGCGGTCGCTACCGCTAA
- a CDS encoding Gfo/Idh/MocA family protein, translated as MRIALVGLGDIAQKAYLPLLASDERVTPLLCTRSPEVLGKLARQYRIAECFTEVDALLASRPDAVMIHAATAVHFALARQCLQAGIPTFVDKPLCFDYAEVEALADLAIAKDCPLFVGFNRRYLPAMSAARSDNQPLTEIHWQKHRHALPGLPRQFLFDDCIHVLDSLCFYGGAPDGDLHAVLRRSPQQPEQLAGVSVTWQSGQTAVSGSMNRSAGITEERIDAYGDNLSLHIENCTRGTLARDKTVQTLAPDDWQPTLASRGFVAMLDHWYGQIAAGRADGRLVESYLQSHHLAERLVAMAGK; from the coding sequence ATGCGCATTGCCCTCGTAGGTCTTGGTGATATCGCCCAGAAAGCCTATCTGCCGCTGCTCGCGAGCGATGAGCGAGTCACCCCGCTGCTCTGCACCCGCAGCCCGGAGGTATTGGGCAAATTGGCCCGCCAGTATCGCATTGCCGAGTGCTTCACCGAGGTGGATGCGCTGCTGGCGAGCCGCCCGGACGCCGTGATGATCCACGCAGCCACCGCTGTGCACTTCGCGCTGGCCCGCCAGTGCCTGCAAGCGGGCATCCCCACCTTCGTGGACAAGCCGCTCTGTTTTGATTACGCCGAGGTGGAAGCGCTCGCCGACCTCGCCATTGCGAAGGATTGCCCGCTGTTTGTGGGTTTCAACCGCCGCTATCTGCCCGCCATGAGCGCCGCCCGTTCAGATAATCAGCCACTCACCGAGATCCATTGGCAGAAGCACAGGCATGCCCTGCCTGGGTTGCCGCGTCAGTTCCTGTTCGACGACTGCATCCATGTGCTCGACAGCCTCTGCTTCTATGGCGGCGCGCCTGACGGGGATCTCCATGCGGTGCTTCGGCGAAGCCCCCAGCAGCCCGAGCAGCTGGCCGGGGTGAGCGTCACCTGGCAGAGCGGGCAGACGGCGGTGAGCGGCAGCATGAACCGCAGCGCCGGCATCACCGAGGAGCGCATCGATGCCTATGGCGACAACCTCTCCCTGCATATCGAGAACTGCACCCGGGGCACCTTGGCCCGCGATAAAACCGTGCAGACCTTGGCCCCCGACGACTGGCAGCCGACGCTGGCGAGCCGGGGCTTCGTGGCGATGCTCGATCACTGGTATGGGCAGATTGCAGCGGGCCGCGCCGATGGGCGGCTTGTCGAGAGCTATTTGCAGAGCCATCACTTGGCCGAGCGACTGGTGGCGATGGCGGGCAAGTGA
- a CDS encoding alpha-amylase family protein: MKNTAGIMVIAGMLIAPLAQADVILHAFNWQYSEVTAKADLIKDAGYRQVLISPPLKSSGNEWWARYQPQDLRLVDSPLGNKQDLEQLIAAMQARGIAVYADVVLNHMANESWKRSDLNYPGAELLGQYAANPDYYGRQRLFGDLGQNLLSASDFHPEGCITDWSDPGHVQYWRLCGGAGDKGLPDLDPNNWVVSQQQAYLQALKGMGIKGFRVDAVKHMSDYQINAVFTPEIKQGMHVFGEVITSGGAGSTDYERFLKPYLDNSGQGAYDFPLFASLRGALGYGGSMNQLADPGAYGQALPGSRAVTFAITHDIPTNDGFRYQILNPTDEKLAYAYLLGRDGGSPLVYSDHGETQDKDGLRWQDYYLRSDLKGMIRFHNAVQGQPMQLIGSGDCFVLFKRGKQGLVGVNKCDYEQEYWLDTAKFELNWYRNYKDVLDQSAVINVQSQWVRVAIPARSARLWLLE; this comes from the coding sequence ATGAAAAACACAGCGGGAATCATGGTGATCGCAGGCATGCTGATCGCCCCACTGGCGCAAGCCGATGTCATACTGCACGCCTTCAACTGGCAATACAGCGAAGTCACCGCCAAGGCCGATCTCATCAAGGACGCGGGCTACAGGCAGGTGCTCATCTCGCCGCCCCTCAAGTCCTCGGGCAACGAGTGGTGGGCCCGTTACCAGCCTCAGGATCTGCGACTCGTCGACAGTCCGCTCGGCAACAAGCAGGATCTCGAGCAGCTGATCGCCGCCATGCAGGCCCGCGGCATCGCCGTTTACGCGGACGTGGTGCTCAACCACATGGCCAACGAGAGCTGGAAGCGCAGCGACCTCAACTATCCTGGCGCGGAATTGCTGGGGCAATATGCTGCCAACCCTGATTACTACGGCAGACAACGACTGTTTGGCGACCTGGGGCAGAACTTGCTGTCGGCCTCCGACTTCCACCCCGAGGGCTGCATCACCGACTGGAGCGATCCCGGCCATGTCCAGTACTGGCGGCTGTGTGGCGGCGCCGGCGACAAGGGGCTGCCGGATCTCGATCCCAACAACTGGGTGGTGAGCCAGCAACAGGCCTATCTCCAGGCGCTCAAGGGGATGGGGATCAAGGGCTTTCGGGTCGATGCGGTCAAACACATGAGCGATTACCAGATCAACGCCGTGTTCACCCCCGAGATCAAGCAGGGCATGCACGTGTTTGGGGAGGTGATAACCTCCGGAGGGGCCGGCAGCACGGATTACGAGCGCTTCCTCAAGCCCTACCTCGACAACAGCGGCCAGGGCGCCTATGACTTCCCGCTGTTCGCCTCCCTGCGCGGGGCGCTCGGCTACGGCGGCAGCATGAACCAGCTGGCGGATCCCGGCGCCTACGGCCAGGCCCTGCCGGGCAGCCGGGCGGTCACCTTCGCCATCACCCACGACATCCCCACCAACGATGGCTTCCGCTACCAGATCCTGAACCCGACCGACGAGAAGCTGGCCTATGCCTATCTGCTCGGTCGGGATGGCGGCTCCCCCCTGGTCTATTCGGATCATGGCGAGACCCAGGACAAGGATGGCCTGCGCTGGCAGGACTACTACCTGCGCAGCGACCTCAAGGGGATGATCCGCTTCCACAATGCCGTGCAGGGTCAGCCCATGCAGCTCATCGGCAGTGGCGACTGTTTCGTGCTGTTCAAGCGCGGCAAGCAGGGGTTGGTTGGCGTCAACAAGTGTGACTACGAGCAGGAGTATTGGCTCGACACCGCCAAGTTCGAGCTGAACTGGTATCGCAACTACAAGGACGTGCTGGATCAGAGCGCCGTCATCAATGTGCAGAGCCAGTGGGTGAGGGTCGCCATCCCGGCACGCAGCGCCCGCCTCTGGCTGCTGGAGTAA
- a CDS encoding GNAT family N-acetyltransferase — MELRFEEYCDADLSLIRDYYETTFSHYVPDLAERIFVVRDAHWLVGAVRLRDEQEYYHLCGFRLLPHYQSLGLGSRLLQLACADLQDKPVICHALPFEKPFYLKAGFAHLPLHELEGPLHTLYHQQREQGYQIDLLVREAMPTIYN, encoded by the coding sequence ATGGAGCTTCGCTTCGAAGAGTACTGTGATGCGGATCTTTCCCTCATCAGAGACTACTACGAGACGACATTCTCCCACTATGTGCCGGACTTGGCCGAGCGGATCTTCGTGGTACGCGATGCTCACTGGCTGGTGGGAGCCGTGCGCCTGCGCGATGAGCAGGAGTACTACCACCTGTGTGGCTTCCGCTTGCTGCCCCATTACCAATCTCTGGGGCTGGGTTCCCGCCTGTTGCAACTGGCCTGTGCGGATCTGCAGGACAAGCCGGTGATCTGCCATGCCCTGCCGTTCGAGAAGCCCTTCTATCTCAAGGCCGGTTTCGCCCACCTGCCTCTGCATGAGCTGGAAGGGCCCCTTCATACTCTCTATCACCAGCAGCGCGAACAGGGTTACCAGATCGATCTGCTGGTGCGCGAGGCCATGCCCACTATCTACAACTGA
- a CDS encoding lytic transglycosylase domain-containing protein: MLLGALPLISLSVWGQMPSPAEVVILTTETPPTITVKPVATVKPAPAAVSAPEPGPELAKASAPAQRQIQVYKSVQKNGVIRYSDIMPDQGHYELLQFNDCYACDPASKVNWRTTGLFLYDYASTIKAAAKTYSVDPALIRALIHAESAFNPLAVSRKGAMGLTQLMPATARELGVGNALLAEQNIFGGVKYLAGLLKQYDGNISLATAAYNAGAGAVQKHGGIPPYAETRAYVERVKLLHQRYRDMLHAQGL, translated from the coding sequence ATCTTGCTGGGAGCCCTTCCCCTGATTTCCCTCTCTGTCTGGGGCCAGATGCCATCACCGGCCGAGGTGGTGATCCTGACGACCGAGACCCCCCCCACCATCACGGTGAAACCCGTGGCTACGGTTAAACCAGCACCCGCCGCCGTCTCTGCCCCTGAGCCCGGCCCTGAACTGGCCAAGGCATCGGCCCCGGCGCAGCGCCAGATCCAGGTCTACAAGTCGGTGCAAAAGAACGGGGTGATCCGCTACTCCGACATCATGCCGGATCAGGGTCACTACGAGCTCCTGCAGTTCAACGACTGCTACGCCTGCGATCCCGCCTCCAAGGTCAACTGGCGCACCACAGGCCTCTTCCTCTACGACTACGCCAGCACCATCAAGGCGGCGGCCAAGACCTACAGCGTGGATCCCGCCCTCATCCGGGCGCTCATTCACGCCGAGTCCGCCTTCAACCCTTTGGCGGTCTCCCGCAAGGGGGCCATGGGGCTGACCCAGCTGATGCCCGCCACGGCCCGCGAGCTCGGGGTCGGCAACGCCCTGCTGGCGGAGCAGAACATCTTCGGCGGGGTGAAGTACCTGGCGGGGTTGCTCAAGCAGTACGACGGCAATATCTCCCTAGCCACCGCCGCCTACAACGCCGGTGCCGGCGCCGTGCAAAAACACGGCGGTATTCCGCCCTATGCTGAAACCCGCGCCTATGTGGAGCGGGTCAAGCTGCTGCACCAGCGCTATCGGGATATGCTGCACGCCCAGGGCCTGTAA
- the aqpZ gene encoding aquaporin Z, with translation MKPFAAEFMGTFWLVLGGCGSAVLAAAFPNVGIGLLGVALAFGLTVLTMAYAIGHISGCHLNPAVTVGLWAGGRFPASSVLPYIVSQVLGGIAAAAVLYLIASGQAGFDLAGGFASNGYGEHSPGGYSLLAALVCEVVMTGFFLFVIMGATDSRAPAGFAPIAIGLCLTLIHLISIPVTNTSVNPARSTGVALFVGDWAIGQLWLFWVAPIVGGILGALAYRVVATKE, from the coding sequence GTGAAACCTTTTGCAGCTGAGTTTATGGGTACCTTCTGGCTGGTACTGGGGGGTTGTGGCAGCGCCGTGCTGGCCGCCGCTTTCCCGAACGTGGGGATCGGTCTGCTGGGCGTGGCCTTGGCTTTCGGTCTGACCGTGCTGACCATGGCCTATGCCATCGGCCACATTTCAGGTTGCCACCTGAACCCGGCCGTTACCGTGGGTCTGTGGGCGGGTGGCCGCTTCCCGGCCTCCAGCGTGCTGCCCTACATCGTCTCCCAGGTGCTGGGCGGTATCGCCGCCGCAGCCGTGCTCTATCTGATCGCAAGCGGCCAGGCCGGTTTCGATCTGGCGGGTGGCTTTGCCTCCAACGGCTATGGCGAGCACTCCCCGGGCGGTTACAGCCTGCTGGCGGCCCTGGTGTGTGAAGTGGTGATGACCGGCTTCTTCCTGTTCGTCATCATGGGTGCCACCGACAGCCGTGCTCCGGCCGGTTTTGCCCCCATCGCCATCGGCCTGTGCCTGACCCTGATCCACCTCATCAGCATCCCGGTGACCAACACCTCGGTCAACCCGGCGCGCAGCACTGGGGTTGCCCTCTTTGTTGGTGACTGGGCCATCGGCCAGCTGTGGTTGTTCTGGGTGGCGCCGATCGTCGGTGGCATTCTGGGTGCTTTGGCCTATCGCGTGGTCGCCACGAAAGAGTAA